The sequence CAGTTCCCGCGGATGCGGGAGACGGCGATGCGCTCCAGGGCTTGCGCGTTTTGCTCGTAGAGGATAACGATCTGAATGCCGAGATCGCGCAGTTTACGCTCAGCCGTGCCGGTGCCATCGTGACGCATGCTAAGGATGGTGAGTCTGCCGTCGAGATGTTTACCGCGAGCGCACCGCACGAGTACGACGTGGTGTTGATGGACATCATGATGCCTGGCATCGATGGCCTTGAGGCCACGCGTCAGATTCGAGCACTCGATCGCGAGGATGCCGCGACCACGCCGATTATCGCCGTGAGTGCCAACGCCTTTGCCGACGACCGTAGGCTTTCGCGTGAGGCGGGCATGAACGCGCACCTGAGCAAACCTGTGAGCTCGCAAGAGCTCGTCGAGGCGCTAGCGCACATCGCCGCCGACGCTTCGTAAGCATATGGCCCGGTTCCAAGGTGGGTTGGAACCGGGCCATATTATTATTGATGAGGCCTGCTGAGGGGCTTACTTTTCTTGAATCTGCTTGCCGCAAAGATGCTCAATCGAAATCTCGTAGAGCTGGACGCCCTTGATGTCTTTGGCGATTTCCTCTTCGACTTCTTCGGCAGAAGGGTAGTACTTAAGGGCGAGCTGGCGGACTTTGTCCTCGATAAACGCGGGGGTGTCATTCGCCAGGCGACAACGGCCAAAGACGACGGTGCTCATAACGTAGGGAGCCCAGTCACCGTCCTGGTACCACTCGTTGCCGTATACGGTAAAGCAGACCTTGTCATCGCGCTTGAGTGCGTCGACCTTGTGGCCGGCTTTGGCGCCATGGAAATAGATCTTGTCGTGCTCGGCGTCAAAGAAGTAGTTGACGGGAATGGCGTACGGGTAGCCATCGTCGCCGTTGACGGCAAAGACGCCGCGCTTGCAGGTGGCGAGCAGTTCGCGCGCTTCCTCGTCGGTGATAGCGCGTTTCTTTCGACGTAAGGGCCTAAACATCGTTGGCTTCCTTTCTGGTCGTGCGTAGTGGTTGAGCACAAACTATAGCGAAATGGATCCGTTTTTCTTGATGCGGGCGAGTATGTTTTTGAGCTTGTTAAAGTCGAGCGGTTTGGACAGATGGGCGTTCATGCCGGCGTCATGTGCCGCCTTGGCGTCCTCGGCAAAGGCGTTGGCGGTGAGCGCGATGATGGGGATATCGGCTGCATCGACCTTCTCGCTCAGACGAATCACGCGGGTTGCCTCGTAGCCGTCCATGTCCGGCATCATGATGTCCATCAAAATGGCATCGAAGCTGCCGGCGGGATGCGACAGGTACAGATCGACGACTTCGTTGCCGTTGGCGGCGCGGGTGACCACGATGCCCTCGGATTCTAGCAGCGCCTGGGCAATCTCGGCATTCAATTCGTTGTCTTCGGCGAGCAGCACGTTCATGTCGGCGAGCGAGCAGTCGGGCACACTCTCAACCGTATTCGCCCGCGCCTGGGGATTCTCGTCGATATCGAGCGGAATCTCCACGTAGAACGAGGTGCCCACATGGAGCTCACTGGTGACTTCGATAGTGCCGTCCATCAGTTCAATAAGTGACTTGACGATTGGCATGCCCATGCCGGTTCCTTGGAACTTGCTGCGCGCATCGTCACCTTCTTGGGCAAACGGCTCATAGATATGCTTTAAAAACTTGGGAGTCATGCCAATGCCGGTATCCGAAACGCTAAAGCAAAAGAGCGCGCGCCCGTTATCGAGTGGCTTGGTCTTTGAGCTAAAGGTGACGGAGCCGCCGTGCTTGTTGTACTTAATGCTGTTGTCTAACAGGTTGATCATGATCTGTCGGATATGGGTGGGACTGCCGATCATGTATGGCCCCGTGGCGTACGGCAGACTATTGTCCTGCATGGTGATGCCGTTACTGGACGCGCGGAGCTTGCACAGCACCAGCGTATCGTTACAGAGCTCTTTGAGGTTAAAAGGCGCATGCTCCAGTGTTAGCTTGCGGTCTTCGATTTTGCCCATCTCGAGGATGTCGTTAATCAGCGAGAGCAGGTGATTGGCGGCAACGCGCGCCTTGGCACGGCTCTCGCGGGCGACCTGGATATCGCCTTCCTTCAATTCCTCGATCTCGATAAGGCCCAGGATACCGTTGAGCGGCGTACGGATGTCGTGGCTCATGCGCGTGAGGAATGCCGTCTTAGCGGCGTTGGCAGCATCGGCTTTTTTGCGCTCGGTTCGAGCGCGCGCGAGTGCCCAGATGAGCAGGACGATGCCGACCGACAACATACCGATGAGGGTAGCTGCAATGGCGGTGCGGTTGCGATAAAGGAATTGAAGCGTGTTGGATTCCTGGGCCGTGTACGACGTGGAGGAGTAATTGCTTGCGGAGAGCGATTCTCCGGCATTGATGATGCCCTTGTTGATGATTCCCAGCAGCTCGGGCTTTCCGCGCGAAATCCAGCACGAGAGCTCGCAGGTGTCAGGGAGCTCGACCGTCTCGCAGTCTTCGAGATCATAACGATCGCCGAGGGTTTTTACGCGTGAACTGGGAGCGACGACGCAGCGCGCCGTTCCCCTCCTGAGGGCGTCGAACGCTTCATCGTCGGATCGGTATTCGGTCACGGTCGCTGTGGGGAACAGACTTTCAAGTACTTTTCGGTTGATAAACGATGATTTGGTACAGGCGATGTTCTGAAGGTCTTTGTTCAGGTTGCTTCCGCTGTGGATGGCGGTGAGGGATATGGTCCCCAACGATACCGACTGCACAACGCCTGATTGCTCGGCAAACCAGTAATCTCGGTATACCGGCAGCGCGACGTCTACGCTTCCCTTTGACAGGGCCTTTGACATCATCTTGTAGCTATCAAAGGCGACGGTTTTGACCGTAATGCCAAATTTATCGTGCAGTGTCGTCGCAAGCGATGCGAGCGAGCCTTCCATTTTGCCGTCTTCGTCTTCGTTGCAGTAGGGGAGTTTGCCCGTAATGTAGCCGAGCGTGATGGTGTTGTCATTTGCTTTGAGCCAGGAACGTTCGGGGCCGTTGAGCGATGATGAACCGCTGTTTTGGGCCGAGTAGTTAGATTTGACTTCGTCGATATAGCGTGGGTTGACGCGGGCGATTGCCGACATGGCGGCATTGATGTCGTCCATCAGGTCGGGGCGGCTTTTGGGGACGGCAAAATAGTAGTCGCTCGAACCAATGTAGAACATGGGGGAGGCGCTGGGCGACGAGGTCGTGTCGTTCATGATGATGGCATCGACCTCGTTGTTTGTGAGCGCGTCAAAGAGGGCGCTGCCAGTGTCGATTTCTTTATAGGTGCAGGTAATGCCTTCGTTGGCGAGCCACTGCTGGCCAACGAAGGTTTGCATGACGCCGGAGTTGCAACCGATAGTGAGACCCTGGAGCGCTTGGGGGTCACCCTTGGCCAGATCGTCGCGATCGGGCTTGGCGTAGATGTAGTAGCGCTCGGTGCCCTCGGGGTTCGAGGAAAAGAGCAGCTTTTGGGCGCGTTCCTCGGAGTAGGAGATGTTGGGCATGAGGTCGATCTCGCCCGCCTCGAGCATGTCCATAAGCTCGGTGAAGGTGCCGGAGACGTATTCGTACCGCCAGCCGGGCGTGTAGTATGACAGGGTCTGGAGGTACTCGTAACCCCATCCCGAGAGACGCTCGCCGGGGGTGCCGTCTTGGAAGCCCTCGTTGCTGACGAGCCAACCAACGCGGACCGTCTTGACTTGCTGACTAGAGTCATCGGCAAAAGCCTGGACAGGCGCGATAGAACTCAGCACGGCAAGCGCGGCAAGCACAATGGTCAGGGCGCGATATATAACTGAACGAAGGACAGTGGCAGCTCTCACGTGCAATCCTAACGAATCGAGACATTACCGCATAAGGATACCAGCTCAGCCTGCCCAGTCGGCAGCTGCACCGCTAAACGCTCCCGCCCGGCAGTTGGGGACAGTCCCTTTCTGCTGGCACAAAAGGAACGTCCCTAACTGCCGGTTGTGGGACAATACCGAGCGAACGAGATTGGGTGTCTGGGAAAAGGGGTCGCGATGAACAGGTTGAGGACGCTTGCCGATGTGCTGCGACAGGCTGGCTTTGCACGCATCACGGGCCTGTTTCTTATCTTTTACCTGCTGTGCTCGACGGCTGTCTGGCTGTCCGAGCCTACGACCCTCACCTTTGGTGATGGCCTGTGGTTTAGCTTTGAGACGGTCTCGACGATCGGCTTTGGCGATATCCCGGCAGAAACGCCGGTTGCCCGCGGCATTACCGTCATCCTAAGCGTCATCAGTATCTTCTATATCGCCATGCTTACGGGCGTGGCGGTGAACTACTGCAATACGCTCATCAAGCTGCGCCAAAAGGACACCATGGCGCGCTTTATGGACGATCTTGAGCATTTGGAGGAACTCGATCGTGACGAGCTCGCCGACCTGTCGCGCCGCGTGCGCGAATATCGCCGACGCCAACGCTAGAACGGACGTCGCGCGTCACGACGAGGGGGACTGAATATGAATATCACCGTGTATCTGGGTGCCAGCGTCGGTAATGACCCGGCGTTTCTGCCCGCGGTGCAGGAGCTGGGCAACTGGATTGGCGCCAACGGACACGCGCTGGTATACGGCGGGTCCAAGTCGGGACTGATGGGCGCGCTCGCCGATAGCGTACTCGAGGCAGGTGGACATGTGACGGGTGTTGAGCCGAGCTTTTTTATCGAGGCCGAGTTTCAACATGACGGAATCGACGACCTCATCGTGACGAGCGATATGGCCGAGCGTAAAGCCAAGATGATCGAGCTTGGTGATGCCTTCATTGCCTTTCCCGGCGGGACGGGCACGCTCGAGGAGATTGCCGAGGTTATGTCCGCGGTGTCGTTGGGGCACCTGAGTGCTCCGTGCATCCTGTATAACCTGGACGGTTACTACAACGACCTCAAGGCGCTGCTCGGGCACATGATTGATAAAGGGCTTTCGAGCCCGAGGCGCCAGCACGGCATCTACTTTGCCGACGATTTGCGCGAGATCGCCTCGATTATCAACGGATAAGGCTTGAGCCTGCCCCACTATGACTCCCAATGGTGCCGTTTGCAGCGCAGATGGTTGGCTCGTTCGGGCGACGCTCGCTCTACAATAAAACGCATCTATGTCGACTTTGACCGCGGGAGGACCCGATGGATAACCTTGCCAAACCCACAAACCGCGTGCTGTTTTTAGTTAGCGTTGCCGTGACCGGCGCACTCGCGGGCGCCGCAGTCTGGCTGTTCTTCTTTGCGATGGAGCACGGCATCGACTATCTATGGACTGAGATCCCGCACGCACTGGGCGTCGCTTCGCCCGAGCTCGCCAGCGGCCCGTTTGGCTTTCTGCCGTACCCGTTTTTTGTCTGCCTGCTGGGCGGCCTGTTAATCGGTCTGTACGAAAAGCTTACGGGCGCCAAGACCGATAACCTCAATCAGGTGATGGCTAAGGTCAAGCAAGATGGGCGCTACCCGTACGACAACCTGGGCAAGCTTTCGCTCGCGGCATTGCTGCCGCTGCTGTTTGGCGGAAGTATTGGACCGGAGGCGGGCCTGACCGGCGTTATCGCGGGTCTGTGCAGCTGGGTTGGCGACCGCATGCGCCGCTTTGGCGCCGAGTTTAGGGAGCTCACACTGCTGGGTACCCAGGCTGCCCTGACGGCGCTCTTTACCGCGCCCGTCTTTGGCTTTGTGGCGCCGCTCGCCGGTAGCGCTGACGGCCAGGGCGAAGACGCCCACAATGAGTCCGCGTCCGACGAGATCACCATCAAGCTGCCCAAGGCGCAAAAGACGGTGGTCTATGGCATTGCGATTGCCAGCGGTCTGGGTGCCTACCTGCTGCTTGGCCAGCTTGTGGGCGGCGGCATGGGCATGCCCAGGTTCGAGTCCGCCGAGGTGGGCAACCTGGAACTTGCCTGGCTTATCCCCCTGTCGCTCGTCGGTACGGTCTGCGGCTGGCTGTACTTTGTTTCGGAGCACGCGAGCGAGGCCCTGGCGCACGCGATGGGGGAGCGCCCCATCGCCAAGGCAATGCTGGCCGGTCTGGTACTTGCCGCCTGCGGTACGGCTCTGCCCTTCACCATGTTTGCCGGCGAGACGCAGGCCGACGTGCTCATGGAAACCTATCTGACCATCCCCGCCGGCGTGCTCATCGCGACCGGTCTGGTTAAGGCCATGCTGACCCCCGCCCTCATCAATATGGGCTGGCGCGGCGGCCATTTCTTTCCCGTCATCTTCTCGGGCGTAAGCCTGGGCTACGGCCTTGCCATCCTCACCGGCGCCGATCCGGTATTTTGCGTCGCCGTCTGCACGGCATCGACGATGGGTGCGGTCATGCGTCAGCCGGTCATGGTCGTGGGCCTGCTGCTCATGTGCTTCCCACTCAAGGGTATCGTCTGCATGATCATCGCCGCCGTTATCGCCG is a genomic window of Collinsella aerofaciens containing:
- a CDS encoding pyridoxamine 5'-phosphate oxidase family protein produces the protein MFRPLRRKKRAITDEEARELLATCKRGVFAVNGDDGYPYAIPVNYFFDAEHDKIYFHGAKAGHKVDALKRDDKVCFTVYGNEWYQDGDWAPYVMSTVVFGRCRLANDTPAFIEDKVRQLALKYYPSAEEVEEEIAKDIKGVQLYEISIEHLCGKQIQEK
- a CDS encoding response regulator is translated as MRAATVLRSVIYRALTIVLAALAVLSSIAPVQAFADDSSQQVKTVRVGWLVSNEGFQDGTPGERLSGWGYEYLQTLSYYTPGWRYEYVSGTFTELMDMLEAGEIDLMPNISYSEERAQKLLFSSNPEGTERYYIYAKPDRDDLAKGDPQALQGLTIGCNSGVMQTFVGQQWLANEGITCTYKEIDTGSALFDALTNNEVDAIIMNDTTSSPSASPMFYIGSSDYYFAVPKSRPDLMDDINAAMSAIARVNPRYIDEVKSNYSAQNSGSSSLNGPERSWLKANDNTITLGYITGKLPYCNEDEDGKMEGSLASLATTLHDKFGITVKTVAFDSYKMMSKALSKGSVDVALPVYRDYWFAEQSGVVQSVSLGTISLTAIHSGSNLNKDLQNIACTKSSFINRKVLESLFPTATVTEYRSDDEAFDALRRGTARCVVAPSSRVKTLGDRYDLEDCETVELPDTCELSCWISRGKPELLGIINKGIINAGESLSASNYSSTSYTAQESNTLQFLYRNRTAIAATLIGMLSVGIVLLIWALARARTERKKADAANAAKTAFLTRMSHDIRTPLNGILGLIEIEELKEGDIQVARESRAKARVAANHLLSLINDILEMGKIEDRKLTLEHAPFNLKELCNDTLVLCKLRASSNGITMQDNSLPYATGPYMIGSPTHIRQIMINLLDNSIKYNKHGGSVTFSSKTKPLDNGRALFCFSVSDTGIGMTPKFLKHIYEPFAQEGDDARSKFQGTGMGMPIVKSLIELMDGTIEVTSELHVGTSFYVEIPLDIDENPQARANTVESVPDCSLADMNVLLAEDNELNAEIAQALLESEGIVVTRAANGNEVVDLYLSHPAGSFDAILMDIMMPDMDGYEATRVIRLSEKVDAADIPIIALTANAFAEDAKAAHDAGMNAHLSKPLDFNKLKNILARIKKNGSISL
- a CDS encoding potassium channel family protein, with protein sequence MNRLRTLADVLRQAGFARITGLFLIFYLLCSTAVWLSEPTTLTFGDGLWFSFETVSTIGFGDIPAETPVARGITVILSVISIFYIAMLTGVAVNYCNTLIKLRQKDTMARFMDDLEHLEELDRDELADLSRRVREYRRRQR
- a CDS encoding TIGR00730 family Rossman fold protein; the encoded protein is MNITVYLGASVGNDPAFLPAVQELGNWIGANGHALVYGGSKSGLMGALADSVLEAGGHVTGVEPSFFIEAEFQHDGIDDLIVTSDMAERKAKMIELGDAFIAFPGGTGTLEEIAEVMSAVSLGHLSAPCILYNLDGYYNDLKALLGHMIDKGLSSPRRQHGIYFADDLREIASIING
- a CDS encoding chloride channel protein, whose protein sequence is MDNLAKPTNRVLFLVSVAVTGALAGAAVWLFFFAMEHGIDYLWTEIPHALGVASPELASGPFGFLPYPFFVCLLGGLLIGLYEKLTGAKTDNLNQVMAKVKQDGRYPYDNLGKLSLAALLPLLFGGSIGPEAGLTGVIAGLCSWVGDRMRRFGAEFRELTLLGTQAALTALFTAPVFGFVAPLAGSADGQGEDAHNESASDEITIKLPKAQKTVVYGIAIASGLGAYLLLGQLVGGGMGMPRFESAEVGNLELAWLIPLSLVGTVCGWLYFVSEHASEALAHAMGERPIAKAMLAGLVLAACGTALPFTMFAGETQADVLMETYLTIPAGVLIATGLVKAMLTPALINMGWRGGHFFPVIFSGVSLGYGLAILTGADPVFCVAVCTASTMGAVMRQPVMVVGLLLMCFPLKGIVCMIIAAVIAAGIPLPKPLRK